In Desulfuribacillus stibiiarsenatis, a genomic segment contains:
- a CDS encoding BofC C-terminal domain-containing protein produces MSNNRPFIISSIIVVLLLVALYAQELYLEKKQHRFVVDPTVTEDVLLQEALSYATLYKVTLVDSYLCGSEDITYREVYAPSLEVLQLGLKREYNDNYQVQKIEENEIRLTNEHANIHPDMLGNILFGINARNQLVIYHQDETPNHPMNEFFPIEVDWIPEEQIAQLEKGIVIHDLEDYHSVLSTFNEYIIEYPFSQP; encoded by the coding sequence ATGTCCAACAACAGGCCATTTATCATTAGCAGCATTATTGTTGTATTATTATTAGTTGCATTATACGCGCAAGAATTATATTTGGAGAAAAAACAACATCGTTTTGTTGTAGATCCGACAGTGACAGAAGATGTTTTATTACAAGAAGCTCTTAGTTATGCTACCTTGTATAAGGTCACGCTTGTCGACAGTTACTTATGTGGTTCGGAAGATATCACATATCGAGAAGTGTATGCACCTTCGTTAGAAGTTTTGCAATTAGGCCTTAAAAGAGAATATAACGATAATTATCAAGTGCAAAAAATTGAAGAAAATGAAATTCGTCTGACAAATGAACATGCAAACATTCATCCTGATATGTTAGGAAATATCTTATTCGGGATTAATGCGAGAAACCAGTTAGTGATTTATCATCAAGATGAAACTCCGAATCATCCAATGAATGAGTTTTTCCCCATAGAAGTGGATTGGATTCCAGAAGAGCAAATCGCGCAGTTGGAAAAAGGTATCGTGATTCACGATTTAGAAGACTATCATAGTGTACTTTCTACTTTCAATGAATATATAATTGAGTATCCTTTTTCCCAGCCTTGA
- a CDS encoding YebC/PmpR family DNA-binding transcriptional regulator, with translation MAGHSKWKNIAHRKGRQDAARGKIFTKLSKEIFVAAREGGGDPNANSRLRLAMNKAREHNMPNDNIERVIKKATGELEGVNYEEINYEGYGPGGVAIYVEVLTDSRNRAASDMRHIFSKYGGNLGELGCVNWMFDKKGVINIMKEENSIQEEELLLLALEGGADDMRSEEEYYEVITQPEVFEEVKATITAAGVKVSNSEVTMVPQNTITLTGDEAQKMLILIDKLEDNDDVQNVYSNFDISQEDLEKYQG, from the coding sequence ATGGCTGGACACTCCAAATGGAAAAACATTGCCCATAGAAAGGGACGTCAAGATGCAGCAAGGGGAAAAATCTTTACCAAACTTTCGAAAGAGATTTTCGTTGCAGCACGTGAAGGTGGTGGCGACCCGAACGCTAACTCGCGTCTTCGACTAGCTATGAACAAAGCGAGAGAACATAACATGCCGAATGATAACATTGAGCGAGTCATTAAGAAGGCAACTGGCGAATTAGAGGGAGTAAACTACGAAGAAATTAACTATGAAGGATATGGTCCTGGCGGTGTTGCTATATATGTAGAAGTACTCACAGATAGTCGAAACCGTGCGGCATCAGATATGCGTCATATTTTTTCTAAATACGGTGGAAACCTAGGTGAATTAGGTTGTGTGAACTGGATGTTTGACAAAAAAGGCGTAATCAACATCATGAAAGAAGAAAATTCGATTCAGGAAGAGGAACTATTGCTTCTTGCCCTAGAGGGCGGAGCGGATGATATGAGATCAGAAGAAGAGTATTATGAGGTCATCACGCAACCAGAAGTATTTGAAGAGGTGAAAGCGACAATAACAGCCGCTGGAGTCAAAGTATCAAATTCAGAGGTAACCATGGTTCCTCAAAATACAATCACTTTAACAGGTGATGAAGCTCAAAAAATGTTAATACTCATTGACAAACTAGAAGATAATGACGATGTGCAAAATGTCTACTCCAATTTTGATATTTCTCAAGAAGACTTGGAGAAGTACCAGGGATAG
- a CDS encoding NAD+ synthase yields the protein MKSDISTLLIDTELTTKILVQFIQNEVHKVGFRKVVMGLSGGIDSAVVAYLAAQALGPENVHVIMMPYKTSNPDSLGDAKKVIEDLQLPSKVIEITPMIDAYFNHFKDEGYDMLRKGNKMARERMTILYDHSSLWNALVIGTSNKTELLLGYGTIYGDMASALNPIGDIYKNQMYQLARYLQIPKSIIEKAPSADLWEGQTDEQELGFTYDEVDCFLYYKYDCRYSDVELLDYFNQDFIAKVTKKVQLNHYKRKAPIIAKISHRSVGHDFLYPRDWNS from the coding sequence ATGAAAAGTGATATTTCAACATTGTTAATTGACACGGAGCTAACTACGAAAATCTTAGTTCAATTTATACAAAACGAAGTTCACAAGGTGGGTTTTCGTAAAGTAGTCATGGGTCTATCCGGGGGAATCGATTCCGCTGTTGTCGCATATTTAGCGGCCCAAGCTCTAGGGCCTGAAAATGTACATGTCATCATGATGCCATACAAGACAAGCAATCCTGATAGTCTTGGGGATGCTAAAAAGGTGATAGAAGATTTACAATTGCCTTCTAAAGTTATTGAAATAACACCTATGATTGATGCCTACTTCAATCATTTTAAAGACGAAGGTTATGATATGTTGCGCAAAGGGAATAAAATGGCCAGAGAGAGAATGACGATTCTATACGATCATTCTTCTTTATGGAATGCATTAGTGATAGGGACCAGTAACAAAACCGAATTATTGTTAGGATATGGTACGATTTATGGAGATATGGCATCGGCCTTAAACCCTATTGGTGATATATATAAAAATCAAATGTATCAACTTGCTCGATACCTACAAATACCGAAATCAATCATTGAAAAAGCACCAAGTGCAGACTTGTGGGAAGGGCAGACCGATGAACAAGAACTGGGATTTACTTACGATGAGGTTGATTGCTTTCTATACTATAAATATGATTGCAGATATAGCGATGTGGAGCTCTTAGACTATTTCAATCAAGACTTTATTGCAAAAGTGACCAAGAAAGTTCAGTTGAATCATTATAAAAGAAAAGCACCGATAATCGCGAAGATATCCCATAGATCCGTTGGGCACGACTTTTTATACCCTAGAGACTGGAACTCTTAA
- a CDS encoding nitrilase-related carbon-nitrogen hydrolase, giving the protein MLRGKKLITCAIAQMKPLLGDVRKNLDKHLDYIEKAKQQQANVIAFPELSLTGYNLQDLSYDVALTINSREIQQLVQKSSDIDIIFSFVEEDERHSFYISSIYASMGKILHIHRKVYLPTYGLFDEARYFDAGNRIQAFSTEDARIGMLICEDAWHPSTAYILSTDGAHVIYVVAASPGRGPIDGQIQSNLWWQTTIRSYAQLHGVYVVYVNRVGYEDGLSFAGGSSVYDSEGNLVLQAPNLDEGLFMANIDLRKIRRSRIANPLKRNEKLDLTIKELQRISAKTNEQLITPSLGGQRDEK; this is encoded by the coding sequence ATGTTAAGAGGGAAAAAGTTGATTACATGTGCTATTGCGCAAATGAAACCTCTATTGGGTGATGTTCGCAAGAATTTGGACAAGCATTTAGACTACATAGAAAAGGCAAAGCAACAGCAGGCGAATGTCATCGCATTTCCAGAATTAAGCCTGACAGGCTATAATCTTCAAGATCTATCGTATGATGTTGCACTTACTATCAATAGTAGAGAAATTCAACAACTGGTTCAGAAAAGCTCAGATATTGATATCATCTTCAGTTTTGTGGAAGAAGACGAACGTCACTCCTTTTACATTTCATCGATTTATGCATCAATGGGGAAAATTCTACATATTCACCGTAAAGTATATTTGCCGACATACGGCTTATTTGATGAAGCAAGATACTTTGATGCTGGAAATCGCATTCAAGCATTTTCTACTGAAGATGCTAGGATAGGTATGCTAATCTGTGAGGATGCTTGGCATCCATCGACAGCTTATATTTTAAGCACAGATGGTGCACATGTAATATACGTGGTAGCTGCTAGTCCAGGCCGCGGCCCGATTGATGGCCAAATTCAATCAAACCTATGGTGGCAAACGACAATTCGTTCTTATGCTCAACTTCATGGCGTTTATGTCGTGTATGTGAATCGAGTCGGATATGAGGATGGACTTTCTTTTGCAGGTGGATCTTCTGTATATGATTCAGAAGGGAATCTAGTACTACAAGCTCCTAACTTGGATGAGGGGCTGTTTATGGCAAACATTGATTTGCGTAAAATACGCCGCAGCAGAATTGCGAATCCATTGAAGCGAAATGAAAAGCTTGATTTAACTATCAAAGAGCTTCAACGCATCTCTGCAAAAACGAACGAGCAGTTAATTACTCCATCGTTAGGGGGGCAAAGGGATGAAAAGTGA
- the safA gene encoding LysM peptidoglycan-binding domain-containing protein: MDYNRTYVVKPGDTMYKIAKRFNVPLEVLIAANPQISNPDLIYPGQIIMIPASTPGPLPCPPKHDHHHHHPHHPHHEHHHPQRPRPMPIQPCPQPAPNPCLRPRATRPCPQPMPYPMQNPIQSPMYDEGPYPCLPTGIPRSKCGCDYPTVGPRYPLGPNWRMYQGQPSGGWYENYPVFPGVGEYPMYPGNYTMDEEEN, translated from the coding sequence GTGGATTATAATCGTACTTACGTTGTTAAGCCTGGCGATACAATGTATAAGATTGCAAAGCGTTTTAATGTACCATTAGAAGTGTTGATAGCAGCGAACCCACAAATTAGTAACCCGGATTTAATATATCCTGGACAGATTATTATGATTCCGGCTAGTACTCCAGGACCACTACCTTGTCCGCCAAAACACGATCATCATCACCATCATCCGCATCACCCACACCATGAACATCATCATCCGCAACGTCCTAGACCAATGCCAATACAACCTTGTCCACAACCAGCACCAAATCCGTGTTTGAGACCAAGGGCAACAAGACCATGTCCACAGCCTATGCCGTATCCGATGCAGAATCCAATCCAAAGCCCTATGTACGATGAGGGACCATACCCATGTTTGCCTACGGGAATACCGCGCTCTAAATGTGGATGTGATTATCCTACAGTTGGCCCGAGATATCCATTAGGCCCGAATTGGAGAATGTATCAGGGGCAACCAAGTGGTGGTTGGTATGAGAATTACCCAGTATTCCCAGGTGTTGGTGAATATCCGATGTATCCAGGGAATTATACAATGGATGAAGAGGAAAACTAA